One window from the genome of Dolosigranulum savutiense encodes:
- the glpK gene encoding glycerol kinase GlpK, which translates to MSEKYIMTIDQGTTSSRAVLYNKKGEAVGSFQKEFTQYFPNDGWVEHDANEIWNSVQSVIAGAFIDSNIKPGQVEAIGITNQRETTVVWDKETGRPVYNAIVWQSRQTSHIVNRLKKEGHADMIHKKTGLVIDAYFSATKIRWILDHIDNGQERAEKGELLFGTIDTWLVWKLTGGETHVTDYTNASRTMLYNIKDLKWDEEILDILDIPACMLPEVKSNSEVYGKTASYHFYGDEVPIAGMAGDQQAALFGQQAFEPGMVKNTYGTGAFILMNVGEEMQLSENNLLSTIGYGINGKVYYALEGSIFVAGSAVQWLRDGLEMIQDSSETEGLAEGSDNNDEVYVVPAFTGLGAPYWNSDARGAIYGLTRATNRKDFAKATLQAIAYQTRDVVDTMKLDADINIGELRVDGGASMNKYLMQFQSNILGTKILRAQNHETTALGAAYLAGLAVGFWKDLDEIKTLYKVGESYEPNMNDSKKEKLYSGWQKAVEATQTFAEADIEA; encoded by the coding sequence ATGTCAGAAAAGTACATTATGACAATCGATCAAGGAACGACAAGCTCGCGAGCAGTTCTCTACAATAAAAAGGGAGAAGCAGTTGGTAGTTTCCAAAAAGAATTTACGCAATATTTTCCGAATGATGGTTGGGTAGAACATGATGCGAACGAGATTTGGAACTCAGTGCAGTCGGTTATTGCCGGAGCATTCATCGATAGTAATATTAAACCAGGTCAAGTAGAAGCGATTGGCATTACGAACCAACGTGAGACAACGGTTGTTTGGGATAAAGAGACTGGTCGTCCCGTCTACAACGCAATTGTGTGGCAATCACGCCAGACCTCTCATATTGTTAATCGGTTGAAAAAAGAGGGACATGCTGATATGATTCATAAGAAGACAGGGCTTGTGATCGATGCTTACTTCTCAGCGACGAAGATTCGTTGGATTTTGGACCATATTGATAATGGGCAAGAGCGTGCGGAGAAGGGCGAGTTGCTCTTTGGAACGATTGATACATGGTTAGTTTGGAAATTAACGGGTGGCGAAACGCATGTAACGGATTACACGAATGCCAGTCGTACCATGCTATACAATATTAAAGACTTAAAGTGGGATGAAGAGATTCTAGATATTTTGGATATTCCGGCTTGCATGTTACCAGAAGTAAAATCTAACTCGGAAGTTTACGGTAAGACAGCTTCTTATCACTTCTATGGTGATGAAGTTCCAATTGCGGGAATGGCGGGAGACCAGCAGGCAGCTTTATTCGGGCAACAAGCCTTCGAACCAGGGATGGTTAAGAATACGTACGGAACAGGTGCTTTCATTCTGATGAATGTCGGTGAAGAAATGCAACTCTCAGAGAATAACTTATTGTCCACAATTGGATACGGTATTAATGGGAAAGTTTACTATGCGTTGGAAGGTTCTATTTTCGTAGCTGGAAGTGCCGTGCAATGGTTACGTGACGGACTTGAAATGATTCAGGACTCCAGTGAAACGGAAGGATTGGCTGAGGGGTCAGACAACAACGATGAAGTTTATGTTGTACCAGCCTTTACGGGATTAGGTGCACCGTACTGGAATTCTGATGCGCGTGGGGCAATTTATGGCTTAACACGAGCGACGAACCGGAAGGACTTTGCGAAGGCAACCTTGCAAGCGATCGCTTACCAGACACGGGATGTTGTTGATACGATGAAGCTTGATGCGGATATCAATATCGGTGAATTACGTGTGGATGGGGGAGCATCAATGAATAAATACTTGATGCAATTCCAGTCTAATATCTTAGGAACGAAAATATTACGTGCTCAAAATCATGAAACAACTGCACTGGGAGCAGCTTACTTAGCAGGGCTAGCAGTTGGATTCTGGAAGGACTTAGATGAAATTAAGACCTTATACAAAGTCGGTGAATCTTACGAGCCGAATATGAATGATTCGAAGAAAGAAAAACTTTATAGTGGCTGGCAAAAAGCTGTTGAAGCGACACAAACTTTTGCCGAAGCAGATATTGAAGCATAA
- a CDS encoding S8 family serine peptidase, translating into MKLLRKKNGQWFTVSVAVGMLMALGSVSQDVSAEEVLPEVGEVLEVGDILESDGEAIVSDLELDVESIEEAEVAPELNKEAQLDKDKADESETEEAKPEQAEATKEVEEISLEEPARALDVADQAERIDLDLDVEEENTDLEDILTREVAEEVEENKQPQAENSNQIIHAPEAWESGYRGEGEVVAVIDSGIDPTHDAFGRISDLTKARYQTQEQFEQAKLAAGIEYGRWVNEKLIFGYNYTDADIHLKENDLMSHGQHVAGTAAGNPSRPVKLPTLDNPDNEEYIYGVAPEAQLMAMRVFSDLNGGTWEYLYARAIEDAVKLGATSINLSLGGGSGSLYETSYRLSKAIADANAAGVSVVIAAGNSRVFGQGHSNPKASNPDIGVVGSPSTAQNSISVASVNSTVAMEYVLQVKGLEKTEFNNGNLMVGFGDNKTQEILRQPEFAEGEFEYEVAGLGKETDFAGRDLSGKFALVKRGEISFEDKALHAKRAGAKGIVVYNRDDSDDEVMTMTLGDNPELKDFPALFITNRAGNELAAHADKYRLKPNTQHRMKFDHPNKGEMSYFSSWGLSADGELKPDVTAPGGGIFSAYNDGEYGPMSGTSMASPHVAGAVALIKQGLRKKYPEMSAGELTALVKNLLMSTATLHTNPETGAFTSPRQQGAGIINVDKALKSDVYVTNNKGYGSVSLYNVGDQLRFDVVVHNRSNEAKTLTYQTYLNTDATKDSPIGPLMSLQPRHLKTTERQTVTLAAGESKTISITVDASEFSEELLTQMKNGYFLEGYVVFNDEAGQRLANIPYVGFHGDFSSLRVVETPIYNLEKGEVPFYYYANVEEQVVDPHDDHYTSLVTAVDTGKDKPQIQTLGADTVDPEGNFLEQGKDMKLAFSPNGDGHKDDLGFRGVFLRNYEDFVASIYALDDVAREKVLWRSDKTSGRKNYFDGQDDKSTLVPESIWGGLDYLGNLLADGKYKYVVNYRPVVPGADLQELSFDLTLDTKLTMATAADFDAQLRKLTFRNTNELANDLSGINPFRTSIGYKDGSPLAEGLPRLYMNEDLTFDIPEGVDITDKRLVLNLEDNAGNRQQKKLNELLIGMTGVVEFRLLDEKTGENYAKYGFRVLIRDEKGNIVETIEHAGKKNHVLRLPFGTYTAETFLYDIEYLEVVGSVKKQFTVAFDKSVQTVDFLAKQTIYREFRVQLNEALPQGAAVYAVDTTGNRHLVPTTSYHPDRLQVRLPEGTYTLAIELPEGYTSAQAGDTVELSEHSETFHLTIKQVEVTPSVDLNPFVEEVLNINEQIEAEEQVDKGAFLNQWLEKTKEAEEQPEEELEVSSEPEPQPEETVPEQPEDSQVLAKKKVEANLAIIRSEQASDHLKQTYLILIRQADSAEAVQALLAEFQQKATAEDTTIPASPQEPPVEAEPEQELETVLEPENKREVTDDPKLVEKRKVETIFAIIRDTTASDNLKQEYLALVRQARHVEQLEELLAEFQHKANEPKPTPQDDPKLVEKRKVETIFAIIRTTTAAEDLQKEYLTLVRQAKSVARIEELLADFRQKV; encoded by the coding sequence ATGAAGTTATTGCGCAAGAAGAATGGCCAATGGTTTACGGTATCAGTAGCTGTTGGAATGCTGATGGCCTTGGGAAGCGTCAGTCAAGATGTTTCAGCAGAAGAAGTACTGCCAGAAGTTGGTGAAGTATTGGAAGTTGGAGATATTCTGGAATCTGATGGAGAAGCTATTGTCTCTGACCTGGAGCTAGATGTTGAATCAATAGAAGAAGCAGAAGTAGCTCCGGAACTAAACAAAGAAGCTCAGTTGGATAAAGACAAAGCAGATGAATCGGAGACAGAAGAAGCTAAACCAGAACAAGCAGAAGCCACTAAAGAAGTAGAAGAGATTTCATTGGAAGAGCCAGCAAGAGCATTGGATGTAGCTGATCAAGCTGAACGGATTGACCTGGATCTAGATGTTGAGGAAGAAAATACTGACTTAGAAGATATATTGACGCGAGAGGTTGCTGAGGAAGTAGAAGAGAACAAGCAACCACAAGCAGAAAATTCTAACCAAATTATCCATGCACCAGAAGCTTGGGAATCTGGCTACCGCGGTGAGGGCGAAGTAGTGGCGGTTATTGACTCAGGAATCGATCCAACTCATGATGCATTTGGTCGTATTTCTGACTTGACAAAAGCTCGTTACCAAACACAAGAACAATTCGAACAAGCAAAATTAGCAGCCGGTATCGAATATGGTCGTTGGGTGAATGAAAAATTGATTTTTGGTTACAATTATACCGATGCGGATATTCACTTAAAGGAAAATGATTTAATGTCACACGGTCAGCACGTAGCTGGAACAGCAGCAGGGAATCCAAGTCGACCCGTTAAGTTACCAACGTTAGATAATCCCGATAATGAAGAATATATTTATGGTGTCGCACCAGAAGCACAACTGATGGCGATGCGTGTTTTCTCCGATTTGAACGGAGGGACTTGGGAATATCTTTACGCTCGAGCGATTGAAGATGCGGTTAAGCTCGGGGCAACAAGTATTAACTTGAGTCTCGGTGGGGGAAGTGGCTCCTTATACGAAACAAGTTATCGCTTATCGAAAGCAATTGCTGACGCAAATGCTGCTGGTGTTAGTGTTGTTATTGCAGCAGGTAATTCGCGTGTATTCGGTCAAGGACACAGTAATCCAAAAGCAAGCAATCCAGATATTGGAGTTGTTGGCTCACCATCAACTGCTCAAAATTCAATTTCAGTAGCATCTGTTAACTCGACGGTAGCGATGGAATATGTTTTGCAAGTAAAAGGGTTAGAGAAAACAGAATTTAATAATGGAAACTTAATGGTGGGATTTGGAGATAACAAGACACAAGAAATTTTGCGTCAACCGGAATTTGCTGAAGGTGAATTCGAATATGAAGTAGCTGGATTGGGTAAGGAAACAGATTTTGCTGGCCGTGATTTGAGTGGAAAGTTTGCGCTCGTTAAACGAGGGGAAATTTCATTTGAAGACAAAGCGCTACATGCCAAACGAGCAGGTGCTAAAGGAATTGTGGTCTATAATAGAGATGATAGTGATGATGAAGTGATGACGATGACTTTGGGAGACAATCCCGAATTAAAAGACTTCCCAGCGCTATTTATTACGAATCGTGCCGGGAATGAATTAGCTGCACATGCGGACAAATATCGACTTAAACCCAATACGCAACACCGAATGAAGTTTGATCATCCCAATAAGGGAGAAATGAGTTACTTCTCAAGTTGGGGCTTATCGGCTGATGGTGAGTTGAAACCAGATGTGACGGCTCCTGGTGGGGGAATTTTCTCAGCATATAATGATGGTGAGTATGGACCAATGAGCGGAACGAGTATGGCCTCGCCTCATGTAGCTGGTGCGGTTGCTCTCATTAAGCAAGGGTTGCGAAAGAAATACCCGGAAATGTCAGCAGGCGAATTGACTGCACTTGTCAAGAACTTATTAATGAGTACAGCTACTCTTCATACCAATCCTGAGACTGGCGCTTTCACCTCTCCTCGTCAACAAGGAGCTGGGATTATTAATGTGGATAAAGCCTTGAAGTCAGATGTGTATGTCACCAATAATAAAGGATATGGTAGTGTCTCCTTGTACAATGTTGGCGACCAATTACGTTTCGATGTGGTTGTTCACAACCGTTCCAATGAAGCAAAAACGTTAACCTATCAAACATACTTAAATACTGATGCGACAAAAGATTCTCCGATTGGACCGCTGATGTCCTTGCAGCCACGTCATTTGAAAACGACTGAACGTCAAACAGTGACCCTGGCGGCTGGTGAGTCTAAAACAATCTCTATCACTGTGGATGCTTCTGAATTTAGTGAAGAGTTGTTAACGCAGATGAAAAATGGCTATTTCTTAGAAGGATATGTTGTCTTCAATGATGAAGCGGGGCAACGCTTAGCTAATATTCCGTATGTTGGGTTCCATGGCGATTTTAGTTCGTTACGTGTTGTAGAGACACCTATTTATAATTTAGAGAAAGGTGAAGTACCTTTTTACTACTATGCTAATGTAGAAGAACAAGTCGTCGATCCACATGATGATCACTATACGAGTTTGGTTACAGCGGTCGATACAGGAAAAGATAAACCTCAAATCCAAACATTGGGAGCAGATACAGTCGATCCAGAAGGGAATTTCTTAGAACAAGGTAAAGATATGAAATTAGCCTTCTCCCCGAATGGTGATGGTCACAAAGATGATCTTGGTTTTAGAGGGGTCTTCTTAAGAAATTATGAGGATTTCGTTGCGAGTATTTATGCTTTGGATGACGTTGCCCGTGAGAAAGTCTTGTGGCGTAGTGATAAAACCAGTGGACGTAAGAACTACTTTGATGGTCAGGATGATAAAAGTACACTTGTTCCAGAATCGATCTGGGGTGGATTAGATTATCTGGGTAATTTATTAGCGGATGGTAAATATAAATATGTCGTCAATTATCGTCCAGTTGTTCCTGGGGCTGATTTACAAGAATTATCATTCGATCTCACTCTTGATACCAAACTAACGATGGCGACAGCGGCAGATTTTGATGCGCAGCTACGCAAGTTAACGTTTAGAAATACTAATGAATTAGCTAATGACTTATCGGGAATCAACCCATTCCGTACCAGCATTGGTTATAAAGATGGTAGCCCACTTGCGGAAGGGTTACCAAGATTGTACATGAATGAAGATTTAACATTCGATATTCCAGAAGGTGTTGATATCACTGACAAACGCTTGGTCTTGAACTTGGAAGATAATGCCGGGAATCGTCAGCAGAAGAAACTGAATGAATTGCTCATCGGTATGACAGGAGTTGTCGAATTCAGACTTTTAGATGAAAAGACGGGCGAAAATTATGCGAAATATGGATTCCGTGTGCTAATTCGTGATGAGAAGGGGAATATTGTTGAGACAATTGAACATGCTGGCAAAAAGAATCATGTGCTACGATTACCGTTCGGCACATATACCGCTGAAACTTTCTTATATGACATTGAATACCTCGAAGTAGTCGGAAGCGTCAAAAAGCAGTTTACCGTAGCATTCGATAAATCTGTTCAAACAGTTGATTTCTTAGCTAAACAGACTATTTATCGTGAATTCAGAGTCCAGTTAAATGAAGCATTACCACAGGGAGCAGCAGTTTATGCCGTAGATACTACCGGGAATCGTCATTTAGTCCCTACAACTTCATATCATCCGGATCGCTTGCAAGTTCGTTTGCCAGAAGGAACCTATACGCTTGCGATAGAACTGCCAGAAGGTTATACAAGTGCACAAGCTGGTGATACAGTTGAATTGTCTGAACATAGTGAAACATTCCATCTCACAATCAAGCAGGTCGAAGTTACTCCGTCAGTTGATTTGAATCCATTTGTTGAAGAAGTTCTTAATATAAATGAGCAAATAGAAGCAGAAGAGCAAGTTGATAAGGGCGCATTCTTGAATCAATGGTTAGAGAAAACAAAAGAGGCTGAAGAACAACCTGAGGAAGAACTAGAAGTTTCATCAGAACCAGAACCGCAGCCGGAAGAAACAGTCCCAGAGCAACCAGAAGATTCACAAGTGTTGGCGAAGAAAAAAGTGGAAGCCAATTTGGCGATTATTCGTTCAGAGCAAGCTTCAGATCACTTGAAGCAAACATATCTCATATTGATCCGTCAAGCAGATAGTGCGGAAGCTGTTCAAGCATTACTAGCTGAGTTCCAACAAAAAGCAACAGCTGAGGATACAACGATACCTGCTTCTCCGCAAGAACCACCTGTCGAAGCAGAGCCAGAACAGGAACTTGAAACAGTACTTGAACCCGAAAACAAACGAGAAGTGACTGATGATCCGAAATTAGTAGAAAAACGAAAAGTAGAAACAATCTTTGCCATTATTCGCGACACTACAGCATCGGATAACTTGAAGCAAGAGTATCTAGCTTTAGTTAGACAAGCACGGCATGTTGAGCAGCTTGAAGAACTTTTAGCTGAATTTCAACATAAGGCAAACGAACCAAAGCCGACACCGCAAGATGATCCGAAGTTAGTAGAAAAACGAAAAGTAGAAACGATTTTTGCAATTATTCGGACGACTACAGCAGCAGAAGATTTGCAGAAAGAATATCTTACATTAGTTCGTCAAGCTAAAAGTGTCGCTAGAATTGAAGAATTGTTAGCGGACTTCCGTCAAAAAGTGTAA
- a CDS encoding M50 family metallopeptidase → MKKILPFVFGGVMGFIISLYFSVYFIYSGRLFETILVIIITLIVSGFLHILLHELGHVLGGWLTGYQLSVFRMLYVTLYRGESGWQTKVDKQSITKGMLGQALMVPTKKNVPVIPYFLGGITVNMLLGITLLAVARTLYQPLWNNILIVAGYVGIFFGGMNLMPIDPTDGYHLKEILRTPSYKEQLRQVLITYKQLMQGVPMHEIVTHIDLNDKIALSQSNQTSLMILKILNAIDQHEFNQAYALSQQLWSVFDQLFNGYKEEVYALHLLAFLLADNDSLEMIQHFKHHPYFEKVITSDKPEHATVQSLYAAEVDGNYSRAMTRLSIARERLDLIETKIERAVEERLLVYLEYVYRR, encoded by the coding sequence ATGAAAAAAATATTGCCATTTGTATTTGGTGGGGTAATGGGGTTTATTATTAGCTTATATTTTAGTGTTTATTTTATATATTCGGGTCGTCTTTTCGAAACGATATTAGTGATTATCATTACACTGATTGTTAGTGGTTTTTTGCATATATTATTACATGAATTAGGTCATGTGCTAGGCGGGTGGTTAACTGGCTATCAACTCAGTGTTTTTCGGATGTTATATGTGACACTTTATCGAGGAGAATCAGGATGGCAGACCAAGGTAGATAAGCAATCCATTACGAAAGGCATGCTAGGCCAAGCACTGATGGTTCCAACTAAGAAAAATGTTCCGGTGATACCGTATTTTTTGGGTGGAATAACGGTTAATATGTTATTGGGAATTACTTTATTAGCTGTAGCACGTACGTTATATCAACCATTATGGAATAATATCCTAATTGTTGCTGGGTATGTGGGCATTTTTTTCGGAGGAATGAACTTAATGCCAATTGATCCGACAGATGGGTATCATTTGAAAGAAATTCTACGTACCCCTTCTTATAAAGAACAGTTACGACAAGTGTTAATCACCTATAAGCAGCTCATGCAAGGAGTGCCTATGCATGAGATTGTGACTCATATTGACTTGAACGATAAAATAGCGCTCAGTCAATCGAATCAGACATCTCTTATGATACTAAAAATTTTAAATGCAATTGATCAGCACGAATTTAATCAAGCATATGCCTTGAGCCAGCAACTATGGTCAGTATTTGATCAGTTATTCAACGGCTATAAAGAAGAGGTCTACGCGCTTCATTTATTAGCCTTTTTATTGGCAGATAATGACTCACTTGAGATGATTCAGCACTTTAAGCATCATCCTTATTTTGAAAAGGTGATTACAAGTGATAAGCCCGAACATGCGACGGTTCAGTCATTATATGCAGCAGAAGTTGATGGTAATTATTCTCGAGCAATGACACGATTGAGTATTGCACGGGAACGTCTAGACTTGATTGAAACCAAAATTGAACGAGCGGTAGAAGAACGACTACTGGTTTATTTAGAGTATGTATACCGCCGATAA
- a CDS encoding phosphatase PAP2 family protein: MTKRTSTFWTERNTALTGVALLIPFIILALLLTFNPVWLNEMDANLGAILHNMRTAERTQIVVGITTLGDLWAQAAFAGIITLILLAVRRWQEAIWFALTVGVGAGLLNNFVKHQFARVRPDYIEHLVSESHYAFPSGHSMGAMILLGSLLFIVIRLWSNEAILHFLVSVVCSVTIVAIGLSRIYLGVHFPSDVLAGFSLGASWLFISIATFGLRAVK; encoded by the coding sequence TTGACAAAACGAACAAGTACTTTTTGGACAGAGCGAAATACGGCTTTAACGGGTGTGGCGTTATTAATTCCGTTTATTATTTTGGCGTTATTACTAACGTTTAATCCAGTATGGCTGAATGAAATGGATGCAAATTTGGGAGCTATTTTACATAATATGCGGACTGCGGAGCGCACCCAGATTGTCGTAGGAATAACAACACTGGGTGATCTTTGGGCACAAGCAGCTTTCGCGGGTATTATTACCTTAATCCTTTTAGCGGTTCGTCGGTGGCAAGAGGCGATATGGTTTGCGTTAACAGTTGGAGTCGGGGCGGGATTGTTGAATAATTTTGTGAAGCATCAATTTGCGCGGGTGCGGCCTGATTATATTGAACATCTTGTGTCTGAAAGTCACTATGCTTTCCCTAGCGGACACTCGATGGGAGCGATGATTTTATTAGGTTCACTCTTATTTATTGTTATTCGGTTATGGTCTAATGAAGCTATTTTGCATTTTTTAGTCAGTGTCGTTTGCAGCGTCACCATTGTAGCGATTGGCTTGAGTCGGATTTACTTAGGGGTGCATTTTCCTTCTGATGTGTTAGCAGGTTTTTCCCTAGGAGCTAGTTGGTTATTTATTAGTATTGCTACTTTTGGTTTGCGAGCAGTTAAATAA
- a CDS encoding GMP reductase, protein MKIFDYEDIQLIPAKAVVKSRSECDTSVELGGRHFKLPVVPANMQTVIDEELAVWLAKEGYFYVMHRFDEAARLPFIQSMHDQNLFASISLGVKDYEYDFVEQLVAEDAIPEYITIDVAHGHSDMVIQMITHVKKHMPETFLIVGNVGTPAAVRELENAGADATKVGIGPGKVCTTKLKTGFGTGGWQLAALSHCSKVARKPLIADGGVRTHGDIAKSVRFGATMVMIGSLFSGHEQSPGQMVEVNGKKYKEYFGSASASQKGERKNVEGKKMLVPYKGDIALTLAEMKQDLQSSISYAGGRDLDAIRRVDYVIVKNSIMNGEHYNSFGIDVNDSFASSNYNQA, encoded by the coding sequence ATGAAGATTTTTGACTACGAAGATATTCAACTGATTCCAGCTAAAGCGGTTGTCAAGAGCCGTTCAGAATGTGATACCTCAGTGGAATTGGGTGGACGCCACTTCAAGTTACCTGTTGTTCCAGCCAACATGCAGACAGTCATCGATGAAGAATTAGCAGTCTGGTTAGCGAAGGAAGGCTACTTCTACGTTATGCACCGTTTTGATGAAGCAGCTCGCTTGCCTTTCATCCAATCGATGCATGACCAGAATTTATTTGCATCGATTAGTTTAGGTGTGAAAGATTACGAATATGATTTTGTTGAGCAATTAGTGGCTGAAGATGCCATTCCTGAATATATTACGATTGATGTGGCACACGGTCATTCTGATATGGTCATTCAGATGATTACGCACGTGAAAAAGCATATGCCAGAAACCTTCCTCATTGTCGGAAACGTCGGTACACCTGCAGCTGTCCGCGAATTAGAAAATGCCGGTGCTGACGCAACAAAAGTAGGTATCGGGCCAGGAAAAGTCTGTACGACAAAACTAAAAACTGGTTTCGGTACAGGAGGATGGCAACTCGCTGCCCTCTCTCACTGTTCAAAAGTAGCTCGAAAACCGCTTATTGCTGATGGTGGCGTTCGTACACATGGTGACATTGCCAAATCAGTTCGCTTTGGTGCAACAATGGTCATGATTGGCTCTCTCTTCTCTGGCCACGAACAATCACCGGGGCAGATGGTTGAAGTTAATGGCAAAAAATATAAAGAATACTTCGGCTCAGCCTCCGCTTCCCAAAAAGGTGAACGTAAAAATGTTGAAGGGAAGAAAATGCTTGTTCCTTACAAAGGCGATATTGCCCTCACCTTAGCTGAAATGAAACAAGATTTACAATCCTCCATCTCTTATGCTGGAGGGCGTGATCTCGATGCCATCCGTCGTGTCGATTATGTTATTGTCAAAAACTCCATTATGAATGGTGAACATTATAATTCATTCGGTATCGACGTCAACGACAGCTTTGCTAGCTCAAACTATAATCAAGCATAA
- a CDS encoding AAA family ATPase, with amino-acid sequence MGKFIIVLVGPSGSGKTSLGSELTKAGYPKLVTTTTRSKRPGEQEGEDYYFRAAFELEADDFVEQTVYNNHMYGLTKAEVQEALAHHDIVHVSLDRNGVHALNRQYPDIAVTCFITISEEEMARRMAKRGDSPRKINERISFCREIGELTPPQETDYVIENNHFQQAVNELLAMIDQLK; translated from the coding sequence GTGGGCAAATTTATTATTGTGTTAGTTGGGCCAAGCGGGAGTGGCAAGACATCTTTAGGCTCAGAGTTGACTAAGGCAGGCTATCCTAAGCTAGTGACTACGACAACGCGGTCTAAGCGCCCTGGCGAACAAGAAGGCGAAGATTATTATTTTCGAGCAGCTTTTGAGCTTGAGGCGGATGATTTTGTTGAACAGACGGTTTACAATAATCATATGTACGGCTTAACGAAGGCAGAAGTGCAAGAGGCCTTAGCACACCATGATATTGTCCATGTATCACTCGATCGTAATGGGGTTCATGCCTTGAATCGCCAGTATCCGGATATAGCGGTGACATGTTTTATTACAATTTCTGAAGAAGAGATGGCTCGTCGCATGGCTAAACGTGGAGATAGTCCTCGAAAGATTAATGAGCGAATTTCCTTCTGTCGTGAAATCGGCGAACTAACTCCACCACAAGAGACAGATTATGTGATCGAAAATAATCACTTCCAACAAGCAGTGAATGAATTGCTAGCGATGATTGATCAACTGAAGTGA
- a CDS encoding PTS glucose transporter subunit IIA, whose protein sequence is MGLFDFFKGNKNKEQEQNKSQAIVSPVNGKVVAIENVNDPVFSQKMMGDGFGVEPADGDVYAPGTGKVVSVFPTQHAVGLELENGIEVLVHIGIDTVELEGGPFDTLVKEGDTVTPETKISTVDLAGLKEADKEDTVIVVFTNMDQVENYNLTSTGESKRGDQIGTIEAK, encoded by the coding sequence ATGGGATTATTTGATTTTTTTAAAGGAAACAAGAACAAAGAACAAGAACAAAATAAATCACAAGCCATTGTGTCACCAGTTAACGGAAAAGTTGTGGCTATTGAGAACGTGAATGATCCAGTGTTCTCTCAAAAAATGATGGGAGATGGATTTGGTGTGGAGCCTGCTGATGGCGATGTTTATGCACCAGGAACTGGAAAAGTTGTTTCAGTTTTCCCAACGCAACACGCGGTTGGTTTAGAGTTAGAGAATGGTATCGAAGTGCTTGTCCACATCGGGATTGATACAGTAGAATTAGAAGGTGGACCGTTCGACACATTAGTAAAAGAAGGCGATACTGTTACACCAGAGACAAAAATTTCAACAGTTGACTTAGCAGGATTGAAAGAAGCAGACAAAGAAGATACTGTTATTGTTGTTTTCACTAACATGGATCAAGTTGAAAACTACAACTTGACGTCAACTGGTGAAAGCAAACGCGGTGACCAAATCGGAACAATTGAAGCTAAATAA
- a CDS encoding undecaprenyl-diphosphate phosphatase has translation MLWNIIKAIILGIVQGITEWLPISSTGHMILVDELIQMQASAAFMEMFFVVIQLASVLAVVLLYWNELNPVIRTHSGFSVDQDILSIWPKVIVGVIPAGVIGFLFDDWFTENFFNWYTVALALIIYGVLFIIIEHYNKKRTFDIKTWDDLSYQVALMIGLFQVLALVPGTSRSGATIIGALLIGTARPIAAKFSFFLSIPIMFGASFLKLVRFGFNFTGDELVLLLAGCLFSFVVSVFAIKFLMNYIRKNDFSAFGWYRIIIGLLVIGYFGILAA, from the coding sequence ATGTTGTGGAATATTATAAAAGCCATTATCTTAGGCATTGTGCAAGGTATTACGGAGTGGTTGCCAATCAGTAGTACAGGACACATGATTCTTGTTGATGAATTGATCCAAATGCAAGCAAGTGCCGCCTTTATGGAAATGTTCTTTGTTGTTATTCAACTCGCTAGTGTTTTGGCCGTCGTCTTACTCTACTGGAACGAACTGAATCCCGTCATCCGTACTCATTCGGGTTTCAGCGTCGATCAAGACATTCTATCAATTTGGCCAAAAGTTATCGTCGGGGTAATCCCTGCCGGAGTAATTGGTTTCTTATTTGATGATTGGTTTACTGAGAACTTCTTCAATTGGTATACGGTTGCACTAGCTCTCATTATTTACGGTGTGCTATTCATTATTATCGAACATTACAATAAGAAGAGAACCTTTGATATCAAAACATGGGATGATCTCTCATATCAAGTCGCCTTAATGATTGGCCTCTTCCAAGTTCTCGCGCTTGTTCCAGGAACTTCTCGCTCCGGTGCAACCATTATCGGCGCCCTCTTAATTGGAACAGCTCGCCCGATTGCAGCTAAGTTTTCGTTTTTCTTATCCATTCCCATTATGTTCGGTGCTAGCTTCTTAAAGCTCGTTCGCTTTGGCTTTAACTTCACTGGTGATGAATTGGTATTACTGCTAGCGGGGTGCTTATTCTCGTTTGTTGTATCAGTTTTTGCAATCAAATTTTTAATGAACTATATCCGCAAAAATGATTTTAGTGCTTTTGGATGGTACCGTATTATAATTGGATTGCTGGTCATTGGATATTTTGGCATCTTGGCCGCCTAA